Genomic DNA from Clostridia bacterium:
TTGAGGTGATTGAGCCCATATGGGAAAGCCTGGATTAAAGTCTTTCAGGTCATCGTCGGAAGGCGAGTTTCCGCCCGGACTAGCACCATCCGCTTGGGCCAGCCCGTCCCTGGCAGCGCCATCGACCGAAGCCGAGCGGATGGTATTAGTTTTTGGCTCGCCGCCGAGCCCAGCCCCGGCTCCAGCCCCGGCGGTCACCGCCCCGGTCGTGACCGCCTGGTCGGGCGCGGGCGGTGCCGGTGAGAGCGCCGCCGCTTGGGCACGGCCCTGCTGATACTGGTATTGGGCCTCGGCCACAATATCTTTTAGCCCTTCCTGGGTTCGGGCGATAAAACCTTGTACCTGATCGGATAGGGCAATAAGACCGTGAACCCCCTGCCGGAGCACCGGTCTCAGAGTTTTGCCCAGCGACGGTCCGGCAGTAAATAGGAAAGCGGTTCCTAAGGCCCCGGCCAGAAAATACCTGCCCTGAGGGGAAGATAGAAAACTGCGCAGCCGGCCCCACCAGCTACCCATTTCTCCTTCCATGACCTGGGCCAACTGGGAAGGGCTTAGCCCGTAATCTTGGGCTTGCTCCAACAAATCATCTACGATGGCATCGCCAATGCGGGCATAAGGGTTGCGGCGCCGCCGGCGCCAATCGGCTTCGGCAGCCCGAAGGCCAGAGAGCACTTCCCGGCGTATCCGCGATCGAGCCCGGCGGGAATCCGTAACCCCAGTTTCCGAGCCAAGACCTTCGCCTCCGGCTCCGTTCAAGCCATAGTCGCCTCGCCAATTGGCCGGCTCCCGGCGCCGCCTCCCGGCTCGCCCCATCCTTTCTCCTCGGCGCCGTTGCTCAAGCAGAGTCTCAAGCCTCTGGACCATCTCTTCCTGGAGCTCCCGCTTCAGATCCTCCCAATGGCCATAATCATCGGCCCGGGCTTCTCTTGGCGCCAAGCATTCTTCCCGGTTCTCCTCCTCTGCTTCTGAACTTTGGTAGGTCCTCCCTTCCGCACTAGGCAATCCAATCCACCTCCTGCCACCATGGCTTTGCCGGACCTGGCAATAAGTTCATGACTTTAGGATAGCTGCTTTTGAGGATAAATATGCAGGTTTTGCGAGCAATTGGCAGAATTAGTCGCAGACAGCTGGACAGATTAAAACTATTAGACCTATCAAGCGTACTTGATAAGGAGGTGGGTTCAGATGGCAAACTTTCGCTGGCTAGCTCGAACCAGGCTTACACCTTGGGCATGGGGCGCCATAGGTGTCGCCACCGTGCTTCTGGCTTCGCCTATGATTCGCAAAGGACTCCGGCGCGGCGCGGTGGGAGTGGCCACCGGTGCCATAGCCGCAGGCCTGGCCTTAGCCGAAGCCAGAAATAAGATCAAAGGTGCATGGGAATTACTGGTAGAAGAAATTCGCGCCCGCCGCTCTAATCCTGCGTCCGCAGATGAGGTCAAAGCCGGTGTAATGCCTGAAGAGACCTAATGGTAACAATTGGCCAAAGCCGGCGCCGGTAAGCAGAGCCGGCGCAAGCCGAAATCGATTTGGCTTGATAATACTGCTTGTGCCAGCACTGCTACCCAATCGCGCCCGGACAAGGGTACGGTGCGAAGCAACCTACCCAACCAAGGCCAGTATAGGGCAGCCAAAACCGAAAGCCCTGAAACCGCCAAGGTAGCCGGGACTGCCAGGCCGGGTGAGCCCCCGCCAACCTGTTCCCCAGAAGGCTTGGCCCTATGCTTCTCGTCTCGACAGTCCAGGGTATGCAGGAGCTGGCTCACGGTTAGACTGGTCAAAGCCAGGGTTCGGGCCCAGGCAAGGTTGCCAGAAGTTAGGCCCAGGAGGTAAATTATGCCGCTAGCCAATCCGATGCTGGCGCCCCGGATGATGATCTTATGGCCCATTTGGCCGGCAAATAGGTCTTCGCCAGGAGCGCGGGGTGGCCTCTGCATCAGCCCCGGTTCTGGCGGATCCAAGATCAAGGCTAAAGCTGGCAGGCCGTCGCCCAAAAGGTTCAGCCACAGCATCTGCACCGGCAAGAGGGGCAGGGGTTTCCCGAAAACGGCGCAGGTAAGGACTAGCATGATCTCGGCTGCATTGGTGGCCAGTAGATATCGTATAGCCCGGCGGATATTGCTGTAAATGCCTCGCCCTTCCTCGATGGCCTTGACCACAGTAGCAAAATTATCATTCAAAAGCACCAGGTCAGCCGCCCGCCTGGCCACTTCGGTGCCAACGCTGCCCATAGCTATCCCGATATCAGCCTCCTTGATGGCAGGAGCATCGTTGATCCCATCCCCGATCATGGCCACCACCTCGCCCTTTTGGCGGAGGGCCTTGACCAGCCGCAGCTTATCTTCGGGGGTCACCCGGGCTACTACCGGGTTGGCCGCTATTCTCTCCACTTCTCCCACCAGTTCTTGATCGCTGAGGGCAGCCAGCTGTTGGCCGGTATAAGGTTGTTGGCTAGGCCCCAGGAGGCCGAGCCGCCGAGCCAGGGCGGCAGCGCTAGAGCTCTGATCGCCGGTCAGTACCAATACCTTCACGCCTGCCTGCCGGCACAACTCTAAAGCCGCCGGCACCTCTGGGCGAGGCGGATCCCACATGCCGGCCAAGCCAAGCCAGATCAAATCTTGCTCCAGCTCCTCCGCCGACTCCACTAAGGCTTGGCCTTGATCCAGCGATGAAAGAACAGGCAAACATGGATCCAATACCCGGCAGGCCAAGGCGATGACCTTTAGCGCCCGGTTTGCCATTTCTCGGTTAGCCTGCATAAGCTCCTGGCGGTCGGCATTGGTGAGCTGAACTAAGCCTTGAGCGCTATAGATGTAAGCACACCGGGAGAGAATCACTTCCGGAGAGCCCTTGGCAAAAAGCGCTATTTCTCCTCCCGGCATCCGGAAAAGCGTGCTCATGCGGGCGCGGTCCGAGGTGAAAGGAATGGATCCCAGATAGGAACACTCCTGGCGCAAGTCTTCACAGCCGGGAACGACATCCAGAGCTGCCTGCCGCAGCGCCCTGTCGATGGGGTCTTTGGCGGCTGCTCGCCGGGATAGGCCGTTTCCCGGATGACCGTTAGCTTCTCCCGCTTCCTGGCTAGCCATGAATCCAGCCAGCAGGCAAAGCTGAAGCTGTACGCTCTGATCCCACCCGCCCGGCTCGGCCGCATCTAAATCCCAGTTCTTTCCGTCAGCATAAACCTGGGTAACGGTCAAGCGGTTGCCAGTCAAGGTTCCGGTTTTATCGGTACAGATTATCGTGGCTTGGCCCAGGGTTTCTACCGCGGAAAGCTTCTGGGCCATAACTTTAACCCGGGCCATGCGCAGGGCGCCAATGGCCAAGGCCAAGCTGACCATCACCGTCACCCCCTCGGGAATGGCGGCTACGGCTAGGCTAATGCCATTCATAAGGGCTTCGCTTAGCGGCGCTCCCCGCCACCGGGTGCTAGCGCCCACCACCGCCGCAGCCGCCAAGCTGCCTTTTACTAAGGTGCGGTTAAGCCGGTCCAGCCGCCGTTCCAACACTGTCAACCGGCGCCGGCCCGGCTGAGACATGAGCAAGGCCAGCCGGCCCATCTCCGTGGCCGGGCCGGTGGCCAGCACCAGAGCCCGACCCTGACCCCGAACCACGTGGGTGCCGCTAAAGACCAGCAGGTAGCGCAGATCCTCATCCTGGTTGCCGTTGGTGCTGCTCTTCTTGGTTACCGGAAAGGATTCTCCCGTCAAGGGCGCTTCATCAACCGCCAGCCCATCGCTTTCCACCACCCGGGCATCGGCGGCTATGACCTCTCCTTCCCGCAGGAGCAGGATATCCCCAGGTACCAGCTGGCTGGTGGGCAGGCTGCGGGGGCGGCCGCCGCGAATCACCAGGGCCCGGGACGGAGCTATCTGCTGTAAGGCTTCTAAGGCCCGATCCGACTTGTACGACTGCCAGGCGCCTATCCCGGCATTGAGGCCGACCACCAGGATGATCGCCCCGGCATCGGCCACCCGCCCCAGGATCAGGGATAGCAAAGCTGACCCTAGGAGCAGTCCAGTGCCAAAACCCCGAAACTGCTCCCCCAGCCGGTGCCAGAAGGAAACCGGCCGTAGCTGGGGAAGCAGATTGGGGCCATAGGCCTGCCACCGCCGCTTGGCCTCC
This window encodes:
- a CDS encoding HAD-IC family P-type ATPase; protein product: MAKAHPQVVELAHYLPGRVRFVIALRLNKVAMEAVAAQVAQRWPVERIEANPWARSLTFHYVPSATKAAGPGRSQAALGIRANLDPLGAKIGDELAAAVQKLVGAAGQSAPAATGASVGAGAGRVPASSPWEPENRPLKLQIAQVALTGTLLAAPSPPYWFNLSALISIISGYPQLKSGLGQLARGRINYDLLLALANLILITLNRNALALLAVWLENLLALAESLVIIGSRRTAAEAIEREEAHLFPGDVRSLEPTIEAEAEAEAKAQVEAKAYPAPCVRTLFDAQVYAEKETARTGGVALLTYALSRRPDRALAVLLSSVPAAAVLAGPATYSLATVRASRRGLKVYRTGALAKAGCVDALLLGPEIVALPGHELDAAAMKALVVGLKKRGISKVGLAVAGASESLKARVEARAQDWGVELADSSSRYQAVESWCQQGLSVGYVGVARQDIAALRRADLGISFREAPAAVRVQAGLVLETGPAGLLELFDRALEAKRIGAQGLTVAKGFNLSGMALSLAGVLSPAWAAYWNHLALLAAIANAGRISRGPVQLQASRLRSQPRLADAKSGSKQPRALPCPQAWQLAARTEAIARSDFLAKALGTDLDWGLTMREAKRRWQAYGPNLLPQLRPVSFWHRLGEQFRGFGTGLLLGSALLSLILGRVADAGAIILVVGLNAGIGAWQSYKSDRALEALQQIAPSRALVIRGGRPRSLPTSQLVPGDILLLREGEVIAADARVVESDGLAVDEAPLTGESFPVTKKSSTNGNQDEDLRYLLVFSGTHVVRGQGRALVLATGPATEMGRLALLMSQPGRRRLTVLERRLDRLNRTLVKGSLAAAAVVGASTRWRGAPLSEALMNGISLAVAAIPEGVTVMVSLALAIGALRMARVKVMAQKLSAVETLGQATIICTDKTGTLTGNRLTVTQVYADGKNWDLDAAEPGGWDQSVQLQLCLLAGFMASQEAGEANGHPGNGLSRRAAAKDPIDRALRQAALDVVPGCEDLRQECSYLGSIPFTSDRARMSTLFRMPGGEIALFAKGSPEVILSRCAYIYSAQGLVQLTNADRQELMQANREMANRALKVIALACRVLDPCLPVLSSLDQGQALVESAEELEQDLIWLGLAGMWDPPRPEVPAALELCRQAGVKVLVLTGDQSSSAAALARRLGLLGPSQQPYTGQQLAALSDQELVGEVERIAANPVVARVTPEDKLRLVKALRQKGEVVAMIGDGINDAPAIKEADIGIAMGSVGTEVARRAADLVLLNDNFATVVKAIEEGRGIYSNIRRAIRYLLATNAAEIMLVLTCAVFGKPLPLLPVQMLWLNLLGDGLPALALILDPPEPGLMQRPPRAPGEDLFAGQMGHKIIIRGASIGLASGIIYLLGLTSGNLAWARTLALTSLTVSQLLHTLDCRDEKHRAKPSGEQVGGGSPGLAVPATLAVSGLSVLAALYWPWLGRLLRTVPLSGRDWVAVLAQAVLSSQIDFGLRRLCLPAPALANCYH